In the genome of Chryseobacterium arthrosphaerae, one region contains:
- a CDS encoding FdhF/YdeP family oxidoreductase produces MEENNKKKVEEEISKEPNAENPFTLLDLKLTHVEKAAAGIPAVMAAFGDLFEEKTPVRGMRALFRMNQMGGFDCPSCAWPDPDDERSVLGEYCENGAKALAEEATTKRVTPEFFKQNSVFDLAKLDDYQIGKMGRLTDPMYLAPGASHYEPISWDNAFKKIAEHLNALESPDEAAFYTSGRTSNEASFVYQLFAKEFGTNNMPDCSNMCHETSGSALRPTIGIGKGTVTLEDFYDAEVIVIIGQNPGTNAPRMMSALAKGKKNGAKIIAVNPLPEAGLMGFINPQNVKAILTGGVQLADLYLPVKINGDMALLKALELLLIEFEKKNPGKVFDEDFIRDKTVGYEDFMKQFDHYKLEELAQLAGVSEEDLYKAAEMIAFKKRIIISWGMGLTQQPNGVDMIREILNILLLKGSIGKPGAGVCPVRGHSNVQGNRTMMIDEKPTDEQLDRLENFYGFKVPRKHGYDVVRAIKAIHEEKIKVMFCMGGNFISATPDTTYTAHALRKLNLLVSVSTKLNRGHLVHGKEALILPTYGRSDKDIVNGEVQIVTTENSMGVVQTSKGMLDAVSDNLINETQIVCRMAMATLGSRSVVNWQRYHDSYDAVRDDIEQCIPGFTDYNVRVRQKGGFYLPNAARDEQKFSKELGGRAPFTLTEIPDNSLAHDEYMMATTRTHDQFNTTIYGLDDRYRGIKNERRVIFMNQKDIDRAGFKAGDKVDLYNYDDGIERVAPLFIIVSYQIPEKNTVTYFPETNVLVSVNNVVKESNMPASKYVKIKIRKHDPEVYKKVDEMLYKGAVQRP; encoded by the coding sequence ATGGAAGAAAATAACAAGAAGAAAGTAGAAGAGGAAATCAGTAAAGAGCCTAATGCTGAAAATCCGTTTACTTTACTCGATCTTAAACTGACCCATGTTGAAAAAGCAGCAGCGGGTATTCCTGCGGTAATGGCTGCCTTTGGCGATTTGTTTGAAGAAAAAACTCCCGTTCGCGGAATGAGAGCCCTGTTCAGAATGAATCAGATGGGCGGTTTCGATTGTCCCAGCTGTGCATGGCCCGATCCTGATGATGAGCGGTCTGTACTTGGTGAATATTGTGAAAACGGAGCAAAAGCCCTTGCAGAAGAAGCTACTACCAAAAGAGTAACACCTGAATTCTTTAAACAGAATTCGGTATTTGATCTGGCTAAACTGGATGATTATCAGATCGGAAAGATGGGAAGGCTTACAGATCCTATGTACCTGGCTCCGGGAGCTTCTCATTATGAACCCATCAGCTGGGATAATGCTTTCAAAAAGATAGCAGAACATTTGAATGCTTTGGAATCTCCTGATGAAGCCGCTTTTTACACTTCCGGCCGTACAAGCAATGAAGCATCATTTGTTTATCAGCTGTTTGCGAAAGAATTCGGGACCAATAATATGCCTGACTGTTCCAATATGTGCCATGAAACCTCAGGTTCTGCCCTGCGTCCAACCATAGGAATCGGTAAAGGTACCGTAACACTGGAAGACTTTTATGATGCTGAAGTGATTGTGATCATAGGACAAAACCCGGGAACCAATGCTCCGAGAATGATGAGCGCTTTGGCAAAAGGGAAAAAGAACGGAGCCAAAATTATTGCCGTTAATCCGTTACCGGAAGCAGGACTGATGGGATTTATCAACCCCCAGAATGTAAAAGCTATTCTGACGGGAGGAGTGCAACTGGCAGATCTGTATTTACCGGTGAAGATCAATGGAGATATGGCATTGCTGAAAGCGCTTGAGCTTTTACTGATAGAGTTTGAAAAGAAAAACCCGGGCAAAGTATTTGATGAAGATTTTATCAGAGATAAAACAGTGGGTTATGAAGACTTTATGAAGCAGTTTGATCATTATAAATTAGAGGAGCTGGCTCAATTGGCGGGAGTTTCTGAAGAAGACCTTTATAAAGCAGCTGAAATGATTGCCTTTAAAAAACGGATCATCATCAGCTGGGGAATGGGATTGACCCAGCAGCCGAATGGAGTGGATATGATCAGGGAGATTCTTAATATCCTTCTGCTTAAAGGAAGTATTGGTAAACCCGGAGCAGGAGTATGTCCCGTACGTGGCCACAGTAACGTGCAGGGAAACAGAACCATGATGATTGACGAAAAGCCTACGGATGAACAGCTTGACCGTCTTGAAAACTTCTACGGCTTCAAAGTACCCCGCAAACATGGATATGATGTGGTACGTGCGATAAAGGCAATTCATGAAGAAAAAATCAAAGTAATGTTCTGCATGGGAGGGAATTTCATTTCCGCAACACCGGATACAACCTATACAGCCCATGCTTTAAGAAAGCTTAACCTGTTGGTGTCCGTTTCTACAAAGCTGAACAGAGGACATCTTGTTCATGGGAAAGAAGCTCTGATTCTGCCTACTTACGGACGGAGTGATAAAGACATCGTGAATGGAGAAGTGCAGATCGTAACGACGGAAAATTCAATGGGAGTTGTTCAGACCTCTAAAGGAATGCTGGATGCCGTATCAGATAACCTCATCAATGAAACCCAGATCGTATGCCGTATGGCAATGGCAACTTTAGGAAGCCGTTCTGTAGTCAACTGGCAACGGTATCATGACAGCTATGATGCGGTAAGAGATGATATAGAGCAGTGTATTCCGGGATTTACAGACTATAACGTTCGGGTCAGACAAAAAGGAGGATTTTATCTTCCCAATGCAGCAAGAGACGAGCAAAAATTTTCAAAAGAACTTGGCGGAAGGGCTCCGTTTACACTGACTGAAATACCGGATAACAGCCTTGCCCATGATGAGTATATGATGGCAACTACCCGTACCCATGATCAGTTCAATACCACCATTTACGGGCTAGACGACCGCTATCGGGGGATTAAGAATGAACGCCGTGTCATCTTTATGAATCAGAAAGATATAGACAGGGCAGGATTTAAAGCAGGAGATAAAGTGGATCTTTACAACTATGATGACGGAATAGAAAGGGTAGCCCCTCTGTTTATCATTGTTTCCTATCAGATCCCGGAAAAAAATACAGTCACCTATTTCCCGGAAACCAATGTTTTGGTATCGGTAAATAATGTAGTGAAAGAAAGCAATATGCCGGCCTCCAAATATGTGAAGATCAAAATCAGAAAACACGACCCTGAAGTCTACAAAAAAGTAGATGAAATGCTTTATAAAGGGGCTGTTCAAAGACCATAA
- a CDS encoding molybdopterin-dependent oxidoreductase — MKKIVPVVLLLLSGYAFCQSGFRLKVSGEVPDPLELSLTDLSEMPRKEASLKDKDGSIHKYTGVSVQDILAKAGAPSGKALHGENISKYLLAKCTDGYQVLFSLAELDASIADKNVIVADTVDGKPLPESKGPLRLIAEGEKKTARSSYQLEALVVGQIKK, encoded by the coding sequence ATGAAAAAAATAGTGCCTGTAGTACTGCTTTTGCTTTCCGGCTACGCCTTCTGCCAGTCAGGATTCAGACTTAAAGTGAGCGGGGAAGTTCCTGATCCTTTAGAATTGAGTCTGACCGATCTGTCAGAGATGCCCAGAAAAGAAGCTTCACTAAAAGATAAAGACGGAAGTATTCACAAATATACCGGTGTTTCCGTTCAGGATATCCTTGCAAAGGCAGGAGCTCCTTCAGGTAAAGCACTGCATGGGGAAAATATCTCAAAATATCTGCTGGCCAAATGTACAGACGGATATCAGGTATTATTTTCACTGGCAGAGCTGGATGCTTCCATTGCAGACAAAAATGTAATTGTAGCAGATACCGTTGACGGAAAACCTTTACCGGAGTCAAAAGGGCCGCTTCGCCTCATTGCCGAGGGAGAGAAAAAAACTGCACGCAGTTCTTATCAACTGGAAGCTTTAGTAGTAGGACAGATAAAAAAATAA
- a CDS encoding bestrophin family protein: MIIRKKEHWFKMLFVWHGSVLPGLLPRLFLLLILSLGVVYLRGVIFSFKIPLNPAPLTLFGFVLALFLGFRNNVSYERFWEGRKLWGALLNTARSLTRQALTLKDIKGSNVSVPEFIQLLGAFVFALKHQLRGTDAYEDLQHRLNEDQLKTVAASKYKPAVIMKLLGEWVQKVKAEGSIDSIRQARFDENFDKLSDIVGGCERIVSTPIPYSYRVLLHRTVYIYCFLLPFGLVDSLRWFTPLIVVFVAYTFVAFEAIADEIEEPFGTEANDLALNSMCIMIDETIHEMAGEEIAVSQKVKQTIID; this comes from the coding sequence ATGATTATAAGGAAGAAGGAACATTGGTTCAAAATGCTTTTTGTCTGGCATGGCTCTGTACTTCCGGGATTGCTGCCACGCCTTTTTTTACTTCTTATTCTATCGTTGGGAGTCGTATACCTGCGTGGTGTTATTTTTTCTTTTAAGATTCCGCTCAATCCGGCACCTTTAACGCTATTTGGATTTGTGCTGGCTTTGTTTCTGGGATTTAGGAATAATGTCAGCTATGAAAGATTCTGGGAAGGACGTAAACTGTGGGGCGCTTTATTGAATACTGCACGGTCACTGACCAGGCAAGCTTTAACCTTAAAGGATATAAAAGGAAGCAATGTTTCAGTGCCTGAATTTATACAATTGTTAGGAGCTTTTGTTTTTGCATTGAAACATCAGCTGAGAGGAACAGATGCTTATGAAGATTTACAGCACAGGCTTAATGAAGACCAGTTGAAAACCGTTGCTGCATCAAAATATAAACCGGCTGTCATTATGAAGCTATTGGGTGAATGGGTACAGAAGGTAAAAGCTGAGGGCAGCATAGATTCTATCCGGCAGGCCCGTTTCGATGAAAATTTTGATAAACTTTCCGATATTGTAGGCGGATGCGAAAGAATTGTTTCTACCCCCATTCCTTACAGTTATCGTGTGTTACTGCATCGTACTGTATATATTTACTGTTTTCTTCTGCCATTCGGGTTGGTAGACTCTCTGAGATGGTTTACACCGCTTATTGTAGTATTTGTTGCCTATACATTTGTAGCTTTTGAAGCAATAGCAGATGAAATTGAAGAACCATTCGGCACCGAAGCCAATGACTTAGCCTTAAACAGTATGTGTATCATGATTGATGAAACCATTCATGAAATGGCAGGGGAGGAGATTGCGGTTTCTCAGAAAGTGAAACAGACCATTATAGACTGA
- a CDS encoding DUF488 domain-containing protein: MEPQKKPVIYTIGHSNRSLEEFLKMLTSFHIEILADVRRFAGSKRYPWFSKENLEKVLPENNIEYIHLEELGGRRKVQPDSVNSRWKNESFRGYADYMQTPEFIKAVEKLEGIAMKKTTAFMCSEAVWWSCHRSMISDDLKAKGWKVEHIMNINKAEEHPYTAPARIRDGNVFYSDESLFD, encoded by the coding sequence ATGGAGCCTCAGAAAAAACCGGTAATTTATACCATTGGACATTCCAATCGTTCTTTGGAAGAATTTTTAAAAATGCTGACGTCGTTTCATATTGAAATCCTTGCAGATGTAAGGAGGTTTGCAGGCTCAAAACGATACCCCTGGTTCAGTAAAGAAAACCTTGAAAAAGTACTGCCGGAAAATAATATTGAATATATTCATCTTGAAGAGCTGGGCGGGCGGAGAAAAGTACAGCCCGATTCTGTCAACAGCCGTTGGAAAAATGAATCCTTTCGCGGATATGCGGATTATATGCAAACCCCTGAATTTATCAAAGCCGTTGAAAAACTCGAGGGTATCGCCATGAAAAAAACAACAGCTTTTATGTGTTCAGAAGCAGTGTGGTGGAGCTGCCACAGATCTATGATCTCCGATGATCTGAAAGCAAAAGGATGGAAGGTAGAACATATCATGAACATCAATAAAGCGGAAGAACATCCTTATACAGCACCTGCAAGAATACGGGACGGAAATGTCTTTTACTCCGATGAAAGTTTATTTGACTGA
- a CDS encoding hypervirulence associated TUDOR domain-containing protein: protein MKPKFKRGDKVSWNSEAGRVSGTIIKIHTRDFDYKGYTHHASEDSPQYEIKSDKSAHIAVHKESALTKI from the coding sequence ATGAAACCAAAATTCAAAAGAGGGGACAAGGTAAGCTGGAATTCCGAAGCAGGAAGGGTTTCCGGAACCATTATTAAAATCCATACCAGAGATTTTGATTATAAAGGCTATACTCATCATGCGAGTGAAGACAGTCCGCAATATGAAATCAAAAGTGATAAATCAGCTCATATCGCTGTCCATAAAGAATCTGCCCTTACGAAGATTTAA
- a CDS encoding HesA/MoeB/ThiF family protein, translating to MSASFERYQCQMALPGFGIASQELLQSARILIVGMGGLGCPSAQYLASSGVGTIGIADDDIVSLSNLHRQILYTPDDIGSYKVDIAAQKLQQQNPSVSVIPYRLRITSSNVMDLISEFDLIIEGTDNFETKCLLNDACVLAGKPLVYGAIYQHEGQVSIWNVLQKDGSYSPHYRDVFPNAEESQVPNCREGGVIPTLAGITGCMQANEAIKYITRSEDTLAGKLWMMNVMSGKTQIIKLKKTSVQVTELPQTIQVIGLEQFLQEKSNFEIIDVRTEEEHQKFNIGGKNIPLNRLQDHIPLISSASKPVVFYCQSGRRSMEAARTIKKVFPEKELFSLKNGISGIQERTPGT from the coding sequence ATGAGTGCTTCATTTGAACGCTATCAGTGTCAGATGGCTTTACCCGGATTTGGTATTGCTTCCCAGGAATTACTTCAGAGTGCAAGGATCCTCATCGTCGGCATGGGAGGTCTCGGCTGTCCATCAGCACAATATCTTGCTTCTTCCGGTGTGGGAACTATTGGTATTGCAGATGATGATATTGTTTCTCTCAGCAATCTGCACCGTCAGATTTTATACACACCTGATGATATCGGAAGCTACAAAGTGGATATTGCAGCCCAAAAACTACAACAGCAGAATCCTTCTGTTTCCGTTATTCCTTACAGATTACGGATTACCTCATCCAATGTTATGGATCTGATATCAGAGTTTGATCTGATCATTGAAGGAACTGATAATTTTGAAACCAAATGCCTGCTGAATGATGCCTGTGTTCTGGCTGGAAAGCCTTTGGTGTACGGAGCCATTTATCAGCATGAAGGTCAGGTAAGCATCTGGAATGTTTTACAGAAAGACGGCAGCTACTCTCCTCATTATCGTGATGTTTTCCCTAATGCAGAAGAATCCCAGGTTCCTAATTGCAGAGAAGGGGGTGTAATTCCTACACTCGCCGGAATAACAGGCTGTATGCAGGCCAATGAAGCGATAAAATACATCACCCGTTCAGAGGATACTTTAGCCGGAAAATTATGGATGATGAATGTCATGAGTGGCAAAACACAGATCATTAAGCTCAAGAAAACTTCTGTTCAGGTTACAGAGCTTCCCCAGACAATTCAGGTAATTGGTCTTGAGCAGTTTTTACAGGAAAAGAGCAATTTTGAAATCATAGATGTACGCACTGAAGAAGAACATCAGAAATTCAATATCGGAGGAAAAAATATTCCATTGAACAGGTTGCAGGATCACATTCCTCTGATCTCTTCTGCTTCAAAGCCTGTAGTCTTTTATTGTCAGTCCGGAAGACGAAGCATGGAAGCTGCCAGAACAATAAAAAAGGTTTTCCCTGAAAAGGAGCTGTTTTCTTTAAAAAATGGAATCAGTGGAATACAGGAAAGAACTCCCGGTACTTGA
- a CDS encoding NTP transferase domain-containing protein, protein MISKEHNTIPPVNGLVLAGGKSVRMGKAKDLLHWHGKEQRYFAADLIAPFCEEVFISCRQDQLENFDPGYKALTDTFLNMGPFGGILSALRSRRDTAWLVVACDLPLLDPKSLEFLLRSRDPEKAATTYESPFDGLPEPLITIWEPKSYPLLLHFLGMGNTCPRKVLINSDTLILKPENPDALMNVNTPEDAEKAKQIMKK, encoded by the coding sequence ATGATTTCAAAAGAACATAATACAATTCCTCCCGTTAACGGTCTTGTTCTCGCCGGTGGAAAAAGTGTGAGAATGGGAAAGGCTAAAGATCTTCTTCACTGGCATGGAAAGGAGCAGCGCTATTTTGCCGCCGATCTTATCGCTCCGTTTTGTGAGGAGGTTTTTATCTCCTGCAGACAGGATCAGCTGGAAAATTTTGATCCCGGCTACAAAGCCCTTACGGATACATTTCTGAATATGGGCCCATTCGGCGGGATTCTTTCTGCGTTGCGCTCCCGGAGAGATACAGCATGGCTTGTTGTGGCCTGTGATCTTCCTCTGCTGGATCCGAAATCTTTGGAGTTTTTACTCCGGTCCCGGGATCCTGAAAAGGCAGCGACAACATATGAAAGTCCTTTTGATGGGCTGCCGGAGCCTTTGATTACGATCTGGGAGCCTAAAAGCTATCCTTTGTTACTCCATTTTCTGGGAATGGGAAATACATGTCCCAGGAAAGTATTGATCAATAGTGATACGCTTATTTTAAAACCGGAAAATCCGGATGCTTTAATGAATGTGAATACACCTGAGGATGCGGAAAAAGCAAAACAAATCATGAAAAAGTGA
- the moaC gene encoding cyclic pyranopterin monophosphate synthase MoaC, producing the protein MSEFTHLDKDGQPAIVDVGGKKITSRKAVAQAVISLPEAVLHALQQDDFQTKKGSVFQIAIIAGIMGAKKTSELIPLCHPIGLDNCNLHIKLNDNNEIVIECTASIEAKTGVEMEALTGASVAALTIYDMCKALSHDIVIKEIKLIEKSGGKNDFKRT; encoded by the coding sequence ATGTCAGAATTTACTCACCTCGATAAAGACGGCCAACCTGCAATTGTAGATGTTGGCGGCAAGAAAATCACCAGCAGAAAAGCTGTTGCCCAGGCTGTCATTTCGTTGCCAGAGGCTGTTTTACATGCCTTACAGCAGGATGATTTTCAAACAAAAAAAGGCTCAGTATTTCAGATTGCCATCATTGCCGGAATAATGGGCGCCAAAAAGACGAGTGAACTTATTCCTCTTTGCCATCCGATCGGCCTTGACAATTGTAACCTCCACATAAAACTGAATGACAACAATGAAATTGTAATTGAATGCACCGCAAGCATAGAGGCCAAAACCGGAGTGGAAATGGAAGCCCTCACCGGAGCCTCCGTTGCAGCGCTCACCATTTATGATATGTGCAAAGCATTGAGCCATGATATTGTCATCAAAGAAATTAAATTAATAGAAAAATCAGGCGGAAAAAATGATTTCAAAAGAACATAA
- a CDS encoding molybdopterin molybdotransferase MoeA — protein sequence MITVQQAEDIILSQSQDFGTETISYLHASGRILAEDLTADRDLPPFDRPTVDGIAIRYEAYEKGVRSFGIKAIQSAGEPPLSVDSETECIEIMTGAALDHSMDTVIRYEDITIHNGSAAINADIKKGQNIHLKGRDKKAGEVLVKADQVITPVIMGILSSIGKTSVSVKKLPKIIIISTGDEMVSAESVPNHYQLRRSNGITIQSVIKKYNIEADILHLQDDYEEIRNELSRCIRTYDILLMSGGVSMGKFDYLPEVCEELGIEKLFHKIKQRPGKPFWFGKNKDQKLVFAFPGNPVSVFMCLHRYFIPWLERSLGLSGSSPQYAVLQNDMQVSFPLQYFVQVKLSVNQAGQLTAESVETNGSGDFSHLADTDAFMELPLEKEIFRKGEVYKIWKYNDQ from the coding sequence ATGATCACCGTACAACAGGCAGAAGATATTATACTTTCCCAGAGTCAGGACTTTGGAACAGAGACTATTTCTTATCTCCATGCATCAGGAAGAATTCTGGCAGAGGATCTCACAGCAGACCGGGATTTACCTCCTTTTGACAGACCTACCGTAGACGGAATTGCCATCCGCTATGAAGCTTATGAAAAAGGAGTCCGTTCATTTGGCATTAAAGCCATACAGTCTGCCGGAGAGCCACCCCTCTCTGTAGATTCAGAAACTGAATGCATAGAAATCATGACAGGCGCAGCCTTAGACCATTCGATGGACACTGTCATCCGGTATGAGGATATAACAATACATAACGGAAGCGCTGCAATAAACGCTGATATCAAGAAAGGTCAGAATATCCATCTGAAAGGCAGGGATAAAAAAGCAGGTGAAGTACTGGTAAAAGCTGATCAGGTGATCACTCCTGTCATCATGGGAATCCTTTCTTCTATTGGAAAAACTTCTGTTTCTGTAAAAAAGCTGCCTAAGATCATCATCATCTCTACCGGAGATGAAATGGTAAGCGCAGAATCTGTTCCCAATCATTATCAATTGAGACGTTCCAACGGAATTACCATACAGTCGGTGATAAAGAAATACAATATTGAAGCGGATATCCTTCACCTTCAGGATGATTATGAGGAGATCAGAAATGAGCTCTCCCGCTGTATCCGAACCTATGATATACTCCTGATGAGTGGCGGTGTATCTATGGGAAAATTCGATTATCTGCCGGAGGTTTGTGAAGAACTCGGAATAGAAAAGCTCTTTCATAAAATCAAACAAAGACCGGGCAAGCCTTTCTGGTTTGGAAAAAATAAAGACCAAAAGCTTGTTTTTGCATTTCCGGGCAATCCTGTATCCGTCTTTATGTGTCTGCACAGGTATTTTATTCCCTGGCTGGAAAGATCTTTGGGACTATCCGGAAGCTCACCTCAGTATGCAGTTTTGCAGAATGATATGCAGGTAAGTTTTCCCCTGCAGTATTTTGTACAGGTAAAGCTTTCTGTCAATCAGGCGGGACAGCTTACGGCTGAATCGGTTGAAACCAACGGATCCGGAGACTTTTCCCATCTTGCCGATACGGATGCTTTTATGGAACTTCCGCTGGAAAAGGAGATTTTCAGGAAAGGGGAAGTTTATAAAATATGGAAATATAATGACCAGTAA
- the moaA gene encoding GTP 3',8-cyclase MoaA has product MLTDKFGRHINYLRLAVVDRCNLRCTYCMPENGLSWIKQNELMTDEEMLRICSVFTELGVDKIRITGGEPFVRKNCIRLIEKISHLKGLSDLSITTNGLLTEQYIPQLKEFGIRSVNLSLDTLDEERFFRITRRRSFDKVMKTLESLLEHDIRVKINTVVMENQNTEDIIPLVQLAKDLPVDVRFIEEMPFNGNNTADMVPKWNYPQIYRYIKTYFPDIEKAEDPKSSTSYNYKIPGFAGDIGIIAAYTRSFCGDCNRIRITPAGILRTCLYEGGGINLKEKIRSGATDEDLKNIIINSIHHKPKDGWEAEKQDTTARSIHQSMATIGG; this is encoded by the coding sequence ATGTTAACAGACAAATTCGGAAGACATATCAATTATTTAAGACTCGCTGTTGTAGACCGGTGCAATCTCCGATGTACCTACTGTATGCCGGAAAACGGACTTTCCTGGATCAAACAGAATGAGCTGATGACGGATGAGGAAATGCTCAGAATATGCTCCGTATTTACAGAACTTGGTGTAGATAAAATCAGAATTACAGGAGGTGAACCTTTTGTAAGAAAAAACTGCATCCGGCTTATTGAAAAGATATCCCATCTTAAGGGGCTGTCTGATCTCAGTATAACGACAAACGGGCTCCTTACGGAACAGTATATTCCTCAGCTTAAAGAATTTGGCATCAGATCCGTTAATCTGAGCCTTGATACACTGGATGAAGAACGCTTCTTCAGAATCACCCGCCGGAGAAGCTTTGATAAAGTGATGAAAACACTGGAAAGCCTGCTGGAGCATGATATCAGGGTAAAGATCAACACCGTAGTGATGGAAAATCAGAACACAGAAGATATCATTCCTCTGGTTCAGCTCGCAAAAGATCTTCCGGTGGATGTACGCTTCATTGAGGAAATGCCTTTCAACGGAAATAACACCGCTGATATGGTCCCGAAATGGAATTATCCACAGATCTATCGTTATATCAAAACCTATTTTCCCGATATAGAGAAGGCGGAAGATCCGAAAAGTTCTACATCATACAACTATAAAATACCAGGTTTTGCAGGAGATATCGGCATCATTGCGGCCTATACCCGGTCATTCTGCGGAGACTGCAACAGGATACGCATCACTCCCGCCGGTATATTGAGAACCTGCCTGTATGAAGGCGGCGGCATAAATTTAAAAGAAAAAATCCGCTCCGGAGCTACTGACGAAGACCTTAAAAATATAATTATCAACAGTATACACCATAAACCCAAAGACGGATGGGAAGCTGAGAAGCAGGACACCACTGCCCGATCCATTCACCAGTCGATGGCTACAATAGGAGGATAA
- a CDS encoding helix-turn-helix domain-containing protein yields MIIEKELINKDSVEEVFNKGIDVVFQDEISGESLNFFPENCFTIILLDECDGGKCITGLNKYDLKAQQLFIHLPKREYRWDLSPATKGRRLIVNDAILKTFSPTLKFTFSSYSKYEMIQPDDETYHRFSLEFNAIRKEIAADVVFPELINARVRLLALIINLWVEHAYGNKALSTPDNLAFRFHMLVDKYYKTQKNVAFYAEELCITPNYLGVICRKQYNISPLEFIKERIILEAKNLLHSSDKSIKEIAFELGFQNFSHFSYLFRIKTGSTPKNYRKKLEETHTD; encoded by the coding sequence ATGATAATAGAAAAAGAATTGATCAATAAAGACTCGGTAGAGGAGGTATTTAACAAAGGTATAGATGTTGTTTTTCAGGATGAGATCAGTGGGGAATCATTAAACTTTTTTCCTGAGAATTGCTTTACCATTATTTTACTGGATGAATGTGACGGTGGAAAATGCATAACCGGTCTTAATAAATATGATCTGAAAGCGCAGCAGTTATTCATACACCTTCCCAAAAGAGAATACAGATGGGATCTTTCGCCGGCTACCAAAGGCCGCAGGCTTATCGTCAACGATGCTATTCTTAAAACATTTTCACCGACTCTTAAATTTACTTTCTCTTCCTACAGCAAATATGAAATGATACAGCCTGATGACGAAACGTATCACAGGTTCAGTCTTGAATTTAATGCGATCAGAAAGGAAATTGCTGCAGATGTCGTTTTTCCGGAACTGATCAATGCAAGGGTAAGGCTTCTGGCACTCATTATCAACCTGTGGGTAGAGCATGCTTATGGTAATAAAGCCCTGAGCACTCCGGATAATCTTGCTTTCCGCTTTCATATGCTGGTAGACAAATACTACAAAACCCAGAAAAATGTAGCTTTCTATGCTGAAGAACTATGTATTACGCCTAATTATCTGGGAGTAATATGCAGAAAACAATACAATATATCTCCACTCGAGTTCATAAAAGAAAGAATCATTCTTGAAGCCAAAAACTTACTTCACAGTTCAGATAAATCAATTAAAGAAATAGCTTTTGAGCTGGGCTTTCAGAACTTTTCCCACTTCTCATATCTATTCAGGATTAAAACAGGTTCCACACCGAAAAACTATCGCAAAAAGCTGGAAGAGACCCATACCGATTAA